In the genome of Conger conger chromosome 8, fConCon1.1, whole genome shotgun sequence, one region contains:
- the LOC133135293 gene encoding uncharacterized protein LOC133135293, translated as METFRKSLDDARRARDSAQGTLRHLENKRKESQAVRDAGIGIMFIPIIGTIIGAIMVGVSQQELDDAQSSLKTAEQELQKSEASVQNYDRMLEEKKRQRTQKKDEIAQCSSTIEQIKQSLAQVYTQRTNIARAQEKLRNALYMLSTLAGRASVATTLTLRTNITRVPKILRRGINMLNTLAGRASVATTHTQQVICLPPVVNILGEIIELMLQMQGDRRYELLSDPQVKAAILSLQELHQKVSAIDDEQTLNEIQFY; from the exons ATGGAGACGTTCAGAAAGTCTCTAGATGATGCTCGGAGAGCCCGGGATTCTGCTCAGGGAACTCTCAGACACCTTGAGAATAAACGGAAGGAGTCTCAGGCTGTGCGGGATGCTGGAATCGGAATAATGTTCATCCCCATCATCGGAACCATCATTG GTGCCATCATGGTTGGCGTCTCTCAGCAGGAACTGGATGATGCGCAGTCGTCCCTGAAGACAGCAGAGCAAGAGTTACAGAAGAGTGAGGCCTCAGTTCAGAATTATGACAGAATGttagaggaaaaaaagaggCAAAGGACGCAAAAGAAGGATGAGATTGCACAGTGCAGCAGCACCATAGAGCAGATTAAGCAGAGCCTAGCGCAGGTTTATACACAGCGCACCAACATCGCCCGAGCGCAGGAGAAACTCAGGAACGCCCTCTACATGTTAAGCACCCTGGCTGGTAGAGCGAGCGTGGCTACAACCCTCACTCTGCGCACCAACATCACCCGAGTGCCGAAGATACTCAGGAGGGGCATCAACATGTTAAACACTCTGGCTGGAAGAGCGAGCGTGGCTACAACCCACACTCAGCAAGTCATCTGCCTGCCCCCTGTGGTGAACATACTGGGAGAGATCATTGAACTCATGCTTCAAATGCAGGGAGATAGAAGATATGAGCTCCTCAGTGATCCACAAGTCAAAGCTGCCATCCTTAGCCTGCAGGAACTCCACCAGAAAGTTTCAGCCATCGATGACGAGCAGACATTAAatgaaattcagttttattga
- the LOC133135340 gene encoding uncharacterized protein LOC133135340: METSIVKVTKGLTRAADCREDTKLLMQPYANWEEYLTPAPMSIAILGELVFISSNTDFSIRKGGPEGGFKYAKYPDSFRACLMQVCNSGWRAFNEAHKNMDQIRLYTNSVPNYIKTAVKILLQDDDNLVQAMLPDQLDNIKNIADDCLQLAESTENKFTEVIELIHELLESCTSAKQVYGAELEEVRKKIDESKLRQAASEEANKRAELAFNNMSKQLEEAQESFKTSMASMPSGWEIMGMNFVEAMADSVTSVFSGIASIITAPVAVPKKIYNDIGKTISSQTENDQISENNISSKSNYIMSLVDRLDGCFDEGKINWSEIVDDKTKVPNTNWVKDQFLEIKKSIKEERQCGAKKKALALCTSAITICCKLEKQAPKAERNDAQTAEIIGLMKTLRKDAMVFDTKSKSATNTSAFPVTLPQISQTRENSSGSKSAGQMASDNARFRIEQSRAQLDKVRDIYEKNAENMEKNRKEMTEILVTMRNCEVKEIDFTTTIRILSEGLRAMGKVKEQWQKLVRFFQMVSNLMKTSLTKSLEDFAKTGEKASNTKLKYSSKMFLKDMIYNQAFYASNIASLVNMIAGTYTEVSDKYLMDPVSRLSKLMCLEVGNTEFNSERLQFADSCEVAEKGIRNLVMKNKDNFERKTMQRLEKIESGLMAVLPPESEEKKREIQEAVEIASKEDEEEDQYA; encoded by the coding sequence ATGGAAACCTCAATTGTTAAAGTGACAAAAGGTCTCACTAGAGCAGCAGACTGCCGAGAGGACACCAAACTCCTGATGCAGCCGTATGCCAACTGGGAGGAGTACCTGACACCAGCACCAATGTCCATAGCCATTTTGGGAGAGCTGGTCTTCATCTCCTCAAATACAGATTTTTCTATTCGTAAAGGGGGCCCAGAAGGTGGTTTCAAATATGCCAAATACCCTGACTCATTCCGTGCTTGCCTCATGCAAGTGTGCAATTCTGGGTGGCGTGCATTCAATGAGGCACACAAGAATATGGACCAGATTCGTCTCTACACCAACAGTGTACCAAACTACATCAAGACGGCAGTGAAGATACTTCTTCAGGATGATGACAACCTTGTGCAGGCCATGCTCCCAGACCAGCTGGATAACATTAAGAACATCGCTGATGACTGCCTGCAACTGGCTGAGTCAACAGAGAACAAGTTCACTGAGGTCATTGAACTCATCCATGAGCTCCTTGAAAGTTGCACCAGTGCAAAACAGGTGTATGGGGCTGAATTGGAGGAAGTCAGAAAGAAGATTGACGAATCAAAACTAAGGCAAGCAGCTTCAGAGGAGGCCAACAAACGTGCTGAGCTGGCCTTCAATAACATGAGcaagcagctggaggaggcaCAGGAGAGCTTCAAAACATCAATGGCCTCAATGCCCAGTGGCTGGGAAATTATGGGAATGAATTTTGTAGAAGCAATGGCTGACAGTGTCACATCAGTTTTTTCCGGGATTGCATCCATAATTACTGCGCCAGTGGCAGTTCCTAAAAAGATATATAATGATATTGGGAAGACAATATCTTCGcaaacagaaaatgatcaaatctcagaaaacaatatttcttccaaatcaaattatatcatgtccttagtggacaggcTTGATGGTTGTTTTGATGAAGGCAAAATCAATTGGTCTGAAATAGTTGATGACAAAACTAAGGTACCAAATACCAATTGGGTAAAGGACCAATTTCTGGAAatcaaaaaatcaataaaagagGAAAGGCAATGCGGcgcaaaaaaaaaggctttggcATTGTGCACCTCGGCCATCACTATCTGCTGTAAACTGGAAAAACAAGCACCTAAAGCAGAGCGCAATGATGCCCAAACAGCAGAGATTATAGGGCTGATGAAAACTCTGAGGAAAGATGCGATGGTTTTTGATACCAAGAGCAAATCTGCGACGAATACCTCAGCATTCCCTGTAACACTACCACAAATATCTCAAACTCGAGAGAATAGTTCAGGCTCCAAGTCTGCAGGCCAGATGGCCTCAGATAATGCCCGCTTTCGaatagagcagagcagagcccagCTTGACAAAGTGAGGGACATATATGAGAAGAATGCTGAGAACATggagaaaaacaggaaagagATGACTGAAATTCTTGTCACCATGAGAAACTGTGAAGTCAAAGAGATAGACTTCACCACAACCATAAGAATTCTGTCTGAGGGTCTTCGAGCGATGGGAAAGGTGAAGGAGCAGTGGCAGAAGCTGGTGCGCTTCTTCCAGATGGTTTCCAACCTCATGAAAACCAGCCTGACCAAGTCCCTGGAAGATTTCGCTAAAACAGGTGAGAAGGCATCCAACACAAAATTGAAATActcttcaaaaatgtttttgaaagacATGATCTACAACCAGGCTTTCTATGCGTCCAACATTGCCAGCCTGGTTAATATGATCGCAGGGACATACACTGAGGTGTCTGACAAGTATCTGATGGATCCAGTGAGCAGATTGAGCAAACTCATGTGTTTGGAGGTCGGAAACACAGAGTTCAACAGTGAGCGATTACAATTTGCAGATTCCTGTGAGGTAGCTGAAAAAGGAATAAGAAATCTtgtgatgaaaaataaagataacttTGAAAGGAAGACCATGCAAAGGCTGGAGAAAATCGAGAGTGGGCTGATGGCTGTGCTACCTCCAGAATCAGAAGAGAAGAAAAGGGAAATTCAGGAGGCAGTTGAAATCGCATccaaggaagatgaggaagaagatCAATACGCTTGA